Part of the Lebetimonas natsushimae genome is shown below.
ATTATTCATTATACATTAAATTTAAAGGAGGGCGAAATGGCAAAAGTATGTGTTCCTTTGGCAAATGGTTTTGAAGAAATTGAAGCGACTTCTTTAATAGATGTTATGAGAAGAGGGGGTCTTGATGTAATCGTTGCCGGTGTAGGGGGAGATGTAATATATGGAGCTCACAATATCAGGGTAATTCCAGATACAAAAATTGAACTAGTTAATGCAGATGAACTGGATTTGATTGTTCTTCCAGGAGGACTTCCTGGGGCTATAAACTTGGCAAATGACGAGCATGTTCAAAAACTGCTTAAAGAAATGGATGAAAAAGGTAAATATGTAGGGGCAATCTGTGCAGCTCCTTACGCATTACAAACCGCAGGGGTATTAAAAGATAAATACACTGCATATCCTGGATGGGAAGGTAATATTAGAAAAGAAGGGTATGTAAGTGATGCGAAAGTGGTTGAAGATAAAAATGTTTTAACAAGTAAAGGTCCTGGAACTGCAATCTGTTTTGGACTTGAAATTGTCAGAAAATTTGCGGGAGAGGAAATTTATAAACAGTTAAAAGCAGGGTTGTTGGCTGATTTTTGTTAAGGAGCTAAAGATGAGGGGAATTGAAGCATTAGAATATTTTCTTGAAAGCTGGCAGGCTAAACTTAGAGAATTTGACGAATATGATGAATTCGATGCAATGATTGAATATGTTTTCGGAAATGAAAGAAAATTTTTTGATTCAAAAGTTTTTATAGATAGATTTTTTGACAGAAAAATTCATTTTGATTTGGAAGAAGAAATAAATGAATTTTTACCTGAAGAAATTGAATTTGACCCATTTAGCGGTAATTTATATATTAAAAGAAATTTATTTGAAATTAAAATAGCACCGAAAATTTATTAATTTTTTGGGCTGAAAAATTTAATAATTTTATCTCCTATCTCACTTATTATTGTTGCCGTTATAACTAAAAGACCGCCAATAATTTGGAGAAATGTTAATCTTTCTCCGTATATTATTCCAAAAAGCGCTGCTGTAACCGGTTCAAGTGCGAAAATAATCGCTGTTTTGGTAGGGGATGTGTATTTTTGTGCATAAGTCTGAACAAAAAAAGCAAACACTGTGGCAAAAAATGAGGTAATAAAAAGTGCAAAAATCACAACAGGGGTAATTCTTATATTATGTGATTCAAACGGTACAAATAAAATACTTAACAGTGCAACCATTAAAAATTGAAAAGTAACAAGTGTATAAATATTATATTTTTTAGAGAAAGCATCTGTAACACTTACATGCAGACCACAAAATATTGCACACAAAAGCGGATAAATTTCATACACATTAAAAACCAGTTTTCCGCTTAGTGTTAATAAATATAATCCAATTACAGCAATAAACACACCTATTATTGAATTTGTTTTAATTTTTCTTTTAAAAAGAATATAAGAAAACATAGGAGTAAATACAACAAAAAGTGCCGTTATAAAAGCTACTATGTTTGATGGGACATAATTTAAAGAATATGTTTGTGTTGCGTATGCTACAAAATTTATACTTCCTAAAATTGTAGCAGCTATAATATCTTCTTTTTGAAAAGAAATTTTTTTGTAAAAAATCAAAAGCATTAATAAAAAAGCCAAAAAAAATCTTGCAAAAAGAAAAGAAAAAGTTGGCAGATCTTCTATTGCCTTTTTCATTAAAATAAAAGTGGAGCCCCAAAAAATGGCTGTTAAAATTAATAAAACATCAGAATATTTTTTAAATATCCTATCCACTAAATTCCGCCTTGAGCTTTCATTCTTTTTTCAAGTTTATGACCTATAAAACTTAATATAGATGTAAGCATTAAATATAGGGCTGCGACTGTAAGCCATGTTTCAAACGGCGAAAATGTATTCGCAACAATTTCTCTACCAACTTTTGTAAGGTCTGTTATAGAAATAATAGATACAAGTGAACTGTCTTTTATTAATGAAATAAGCTCGCCCACTAAGGCTGGAAGAGCTTTTCTAAGAGCCTGAGGCAAAATAATTAGATACATTTTTTGTATTGGTGTGAATCCAAGAGACATTGCCGCTTCATGTTGACCTTTATCAACTGCCTGAATGGCGCCTCTTAAAATTTCAGCAATATAAGCGCCGTAAAATATTGACAAACTCATAACTCCGGCCCAAAATCTAGGGAGTGCAAAAATTGTTGCAACAATAAAATAAAAAATAAATAACTGTACAAGCAGAGGCGTACCGCGGATTACAGTTACATAAAAACTTCCGATATAATCGAGGGCCGGTATGCCGCTAAGCCTGATAATTGCAATAATAAGTCCAATTAAAAATGCAAAAAACATGGAAATAACCGAAATTTTAATTGTTACCCAAAGCCCCATAATGAAAGGCCCCGGTTTTAATTGTTCTTTATATGCAAATTCATCATCCTGATATAAGTATTCCCCGTTTTTAAATTCAAGTTTGTATCCGTTTATATCAAATTGATATGTTTTTTTATTTTCACAGATTATTACGGCTTTGTTGTTTTTTATTTCTAATTTTCCGTCACAAGGTGAGGTAAGAGGAATTTTTGCTTTATAAACAAAATATTTCGGGATCATGTCCCATTTCCAGGCATAATTTATTTTGCTTGCAGCGTTATATAGAAAATACCCTAAAAAAATATAAAAAAGGGAGGCTAAAAGTAAGCCTATTTCCTTTTTTTTTAATAATGACTTTTTCATTGAACTCTTTTCAACCAGTCAGTATTTCTAAACCATTTATTATACAATTTTTCATAAGTCCCGTCGTGTTTAATTTGTCTTAGGAAATTGTTAAGCCAGTTTAGAAAATCAGGATCGCCGTGATTTATAGCAAATCCGAGAGGTTCATAAGTTAAATCTTGGTTTAGAAAAATCAATTTACCTTTACCTTTTCCAGCCATAAATAGTTCGTTGTATGGTTTATCGTATATAAACGCATCAGCTCTGTTGTTTAATACTTCCTGAACTGCCGCACTTTCTGAATCAAATGTTTTTATAGTAGCATGTTTAAACATTCTTCTTGCAGCTATTTCTCCTGTTACTCCAAGTTTAGTGGTAATTACCATTCCTTTTTTATCTAAATCTTTATAACTTTTTACACCTTTGTGCTTTTTGTTTACTAGAAGTGTTTGACCAACCAAGAAATAAGGATTTGTAAATGCAACTTTTAGGTTTCTTTTTTGAGTTATTGTCATACCTGAAATGATAATATCACATTTGTTTGTAATGAGTGCCGAGATGATTCCGTCCCATGCAGTAGGGACCAGTTTTAATTTAACTCCCATATCTTTTGACATTTTTTTGGCTATGTCAACATCAAATCCGATTATTCTTCCATGTTTGTCCCTCATTTCAAACGGCACGTAACCCGGTTCTAAACAAACTCTTAGTTCACCTTTTTTAAGAACCTGATTTAATGTTGATTTTTGCCAAAGATTAAAATCTGCAGCAAAAAGCATTGAAACTAAAGCTAAAACGGTAAATAGTAATTTTTTCATTTTCTTCTCCTTTTAATGATGTAAGATTTCGCTTAAGAATTTTTTAGCCCTGTCTGTTTTAGGATTATTAAAAAATTCTTCAGGTGTGTTTTCTTCAACTATCTGACCAGCATCCATAAATACAATTCTGTCACTAACTTCTCTTGCAAATCCCATTTCGTGGGTAACACATACGATTGTGTAATTTTCCCTTGCCAATTCTTTCATAACATCAAGTACTTCACCTATCATTTCAGGATCCAATGCACTTGTAGGTTCGTCAAAAAGAATGATTTTCGGTTTCATTGCAAGTGTTCTGGCAATTGCAACTCTCTGTTTTTGTCCCCCACTCAGTTCGCTTGGATATTTATTTGCCTGATGCGGGATTTTAACCCTCTCAAGCAGGTTCATTGCAAGCTCCTCAGCCTCTTTTTTGGGCATTTTTTTTACTTTAATTGGAGCTAATGTAATATTTTCCAAGATTGTCAGATGCGGGAAAAGGTTAAAATGCTGAAACACCATCCCAACTTCTTGGCGTAGTTTGTTTATGTTTGTTTTTTTATCATATAAATCTTTCCCGTCAACAATCAATTTTCCGCTGTCTATATCTTCAAGTCTGTTTATACATCTGATAAGAGTAGATTTCCCACTTCCGCTTGGTCCGCAGACCACTACAACTTCCCCTTTATTTACATCAAAATTCACACCTTTTAAGGCATGAAAGTTGCCGTAATATTTTTGAATATCTTTCATTTGAATAATTTTGTCGTTTGCCATCTAAGCTCCTATGCGTTAAGCTGTTTTTCTACTTTTTTTTCCAATGTATGAGAAAATTTACTCATACTAAATGCTATACTGAAATATACCAAAGCTACAAAAGAAAATACTTCAAAACTGATATAAAGCCTGTTATTGATAATTGTTGCTGCCCTGAAAAATTCAATTACACCTATTGTATAAGCAAGAGATGTGTCTTTAAACAAAGCAACAAACTGTGAAACAAAAGCCGGAATCATTTTTCTATATGCCTGAGGCAGAATTATATAAAAAAATGTTTTAAAATTATTC
Proteins encoded:
- a CDS encoding DJ-1 family glyoxalase III, whose product is MAKVCVPLANGFEEIEATSLIDVMRRGGLDVIVAGVGGDVIYGAHNIRVIPDTKIELVNADELDLIVLPGGLPGAINLANDEHVQKLLKEMDEKGKYVGAICAAPYALQTAGVLKDKYTAYPGWEGNIRKEGYVSDAKVVEDKNVLTSKGPGTAICFGLEIVRKFAGEEIYKQLKAGLLADFC
- a CDS encoding DMT family transporter, producing the protein MDRIFKKYSDVLLILTAIFWGSTFILMKKAIEDLPTFSFLFARFFLAFLLMLLIFYKKISFQKEDIIAATILGSINFVAYATQTYSLNYVPSNIVAFITALFVVFTPMFSYILFKRKIKTNSIIGVFIAVIGLYLLTLSGKLVFNVYEIYPLLCAIFCGLHVSVTDAFSKKYNIYTLVTFQFLMVALLSILFVPFESHNIRITPVVIFALFITSFFATVFAFFVQTYAQKYTSPTKTAIIFALEPVTAALFGIIYGERLTFLQIIGGLLVITATIISEIGDKIIKFFSPKN
- a CDS encoding amino acid ABC transporter permease → MKKSLLKKKEIGLLLASLFYIFLGYFLYNAASKINYAWKWDMIPKYFVYKAKIPLTSPCDGKLEIKNNKAVIICENKKTYQFDINGYKLEFKNGEYLYQDDEFAYKEQLKPGPFIMGLWVTIKISVISMFFAFLIGLIIAIIRLSGIPALDYIGSFYVTVIRGTPLLVQLFIFYFIVATIFALPRFWAGVMSLSIFYGAYIAEILRGAIQAVDKGQHEAAMSLGFTPIQKMYLIILPQALRKALPALVGELISLIKDSSLVSIISITDLTKVGREIVANTFSPFETWLTVAALYLMLTSILSFIGHKLEKRMKAQGGI
- a CDS encoding transporter substrate-binding domain-containing protein, which gives rise to MKKLLFTVLALVSMLFAADFNLWQKSTLNQVLKKGELRVCLEPGYVPFEMRDKHGRIIGFDVDIAKKMSKDMGVKLKLVPTAWDGIISALITNKCDIIISGMTITQKRNLKVAFTNPYFLVGQTLLVNKKHKGVKSYKDLDKKGMVITTKLGVTGEIAARRMFKHATIKTFDSESAAVQEVLNNRADAFIYDKPYNELFMAGKGKGKLIFLNQDLTYEPLGFAINHGDPDFLNWLNNFLRQIKHDGTYEKLYNKWFRNTDWLKRVQ
- a CDS encoding amino acid ABC transporter ATP-binding protein produces the protein MANDKIIQMKDIQKYYGNFHALKGVNFDVNKGEVVVVCGPSGSGKSTLIRCINRLEDIDSGKLIVDGKDLYDKKTNINKLRQEVGMVFQHFNLFPHLTILENITLAPIKVKKMPKKEAEELAMNLLERVKIPHQANKYPSELSGGQKQRVAIARTLAMKPKIILFDEPTSALDPEMIGEVLDVMKELARENYTIVCVTHEMGFAREVSDRIVFMDAGQIVEENTPEEFFNNPKTDRAKKFLSEILHH